A window of the Schlesneria paludicola DSM 18645 genome harbors these coding sequences:
- a CDS encoding DUF1549 domain-containing protein, producing MNARQETPSELETLLEALCEDRITAEQASRLEQLVVSSEAARWKYLQYLDLHGNLYWDAAGVGSSQPLSFERNETLIGGTGLNSPAASRRRNVGVALAGCVLLAVIVAFQFGDRRSGRVPIATIEQDELKQRPLRSDRPKPPREYGPAITLSHIEPPPGAPTREVPESRAGETESPDFLYSDSDVVATIDHEIQEGWTALGISASAPADDPEWCRRLYLDLLGRVPTLREVETFLADRGSRKKSILIDRLITDTACVRNLTTKFTNLLIGRVSNPLVDRAAFQKFLRTSFADNRPWNQIVADLISAEGTSDKNGATNFLIAHLNNDATPATAVASRVFLGQQLHCNQCHNNPFDESKQSDFWELNSFFQQTTMRTYPLVVGEAGNSARRVTELVSHETSGPTYYETTNGLMRVAYPRFHGHDVDPGPDSNRRLELARLMTAGDQPELAGAFVNRMWEHFFGMGFTYRADDLGPHQPTSHPELLKFLSGQFIRSGYDIKQLMRWICLSNPYQLTSRFSAANRSDEPARGELPAFSRMYVKAMTAEQAYDSFLTATKAHQVGAVDWTQSEQHRQEWLQQFVVCFHTDDNDETMSFDGSVGNALSLMNGPLISKAMDVSSGSFLSDVLRRHSTENDKIRSLWLAVLSRPPTANELATAKKLLRAAGAQQVANQKATEVYQDLLWALLNSNEFIAVR from the coding sequence ATGAATGCTCGTCAAGAAACTCCCTCAGAACTTGAAACGCTGCTCGAAGCACTTTGTGAAGACCGCATCACTGCGGAACAGGCCTCACGACTGGAGCAGCTCGTCGTGTCGTCCGAGGCGGCACGCTGGAAGTACCTGCAGTACCTTGATCTGCATGGCAATCTGTACTGGGATGCCGCCGGTGTCGGTTCTTCGCAACCGTTGTCGTTCGAACGCAATGAGACGCTGATTGGGGGCACTGGTCTGAATTCTCCTGCAGCTTCGCGACGGCGTAATGTGGGCGTCGCGCTTGCTGGTTGTGTGCTCTTGGCTGTCATCGTCGCGTTTCAATTTGGTGACCGACGCTCTGGCCGTGTACCGATCGCGACAATCGAACAAGACGAACTCAAGCAGCGACCATTACGATCAGATCGCCCCAAGCCGCCACGTGAATATGGACCGGCAATTACATTGTCGCACATCGAGCCCCCTCCCGGGGCTCCCACGCGCGAGGTGCCAGAGTCCAGAGCAGGTGAAACAGAGTCTCCGGATTTCCTGTACTCGGATTCGGACGTTGTCGCGACGATCGATCATGAAATTCAGGAGGGATGGACGGCGCTGGGGATTTCGGCGTCAGCGCCGGCTGATGATCCTGAATGGTGTCGCCGTCTCTACCTGGATTTACTGGGGCGAGTCCCCACGCTTCGCGAGGTTGAAACATTTCTTGCAGACCGGGGCAGTCGGAAGAAGTCGATTCTGATCGATCGGCTCATCACGGATACGGCGTGTGTCAGAAATTTGACGACGAAGTTTACGAATCTCTTGATTGGGCGCGTCTCCAATCCGCTTGTGGACCGCGCCGCGTTTCAGAAATTCCTACGGACCAGTTTTGCAGATAACCGCCCTTGGAATCAGATCGTGGCCGATCTCATATCCGCGGAAGGAACGAGTGACAAAAATGGAGCGACCAATTTTCTGATCGCTCATTTGAATAACGATGCGACGCCCGCAACGGCAGTTGCCAGCCGCGTGTTTCTCGGTCAGCAACTGCACTGCAATCAATGTCACAACAACCCATTCGACGAATCGAAGCAGAGTGATTTCTGGGAACTGAACAGCTTCTTCCAACAGACCACGATGCGGACGTATCCGCTCGTGGTGGGCGAGGCGGGAAACTCCGCGCGACGCGTCACAGAATTGGTCAGTCACGAAACGAGTGGTCCGACATACTACGAAACGACAAACGGCCTGATGCGTGTGGCCTATCCTCGGTTCCATGGGCACGATGTCGATCCAGGGCCAGACAGCAACCGTCGTCTCGAACTGGCTCGGCTGATGACGGCCGGCGACCAACCAGAATTGGCCGGGGCGTTCGTCAACCGGATGTGGGAACATTTCTTCGGGATGGGTTTCACCTATCGTGCCGACGATCTGGGGCCGCACCAGCCGACAAGTCATCCTGAACTTTTGAAATTTCTGTCGGGACAGTTCATCCGATCGGGATATGACATCAAACAATTGATGCGTTGGATCTGTTTATCGAACCCGTATCAGCTTACGAGCCGTTTTTCGGCGGCGAATCGCTCCGACGAGCCGGCACGAGGTGAATTACCAGCCTTCAGCAGGATGTATGTCAAAGCGATGACGGCCGAGCAGGCCTATGATTCTTTTTTGACCGCAACCAAGGCACATCAGGTTGGGGCGGTCGACTGGACGCAGTCAGAGCAGCACCGACAAGAGTGGCTTCAACAGTTTGTGGTCTGCTTTCACACCGATGACAATGACGAGACGATGTCATTCGATGGTTCCGTTGGAAACGCGCTTTCGCTGATGAACGGTCCGTTGATCAGCAAGGCGATGGACGTTTCGTCCGGTAGTTTTTTGAGCGACGTGCTGCGTCGGCATTCGACTGAGAATGACAAGATTCGATCGTTGTGGTTGGCAGTGCTGTCACGTCCGCCCACGGCCAATGAACTTGCAACGGCCAAGAAGCTGTTGCGTGCTGCAGGCGCGCAACAGGTCGCCAATCAGAAAGCAACGGAAGTCTATCAGGACTTGCTGTGGGCGCTGTTGAATTCCAACGAGTTCATCGCGGTGCGATAG
- a CDS encoding sigma-70 family RNA polymerase sigma factor: MADQLAGDDSTRQSPDGEFVQLFTHHQRRLFLYILSQLGNPLDAEEVLQETNVVVWSKYSQFRLGTNFLAWVSQIANFEIMKHRTKKRREKIVFSDEFLQAVAATSLERSDELERRRTALADCLKRLRPKDRELIEQRYAPGERGTMLAEQIGRPVNSVYQSLGRIRRALLECIERQLALEVSP, translated from the coding sequence GTGGCAGACCAACTTGCTGGTGACGACAGCACGCGACAATCGCCCGATGGCGAGTTTGTGCAACTCTTCACGCATCATCAGCGTCGACTGTTCTTGTACATCCTGTCGCAACTTGGAAACCCGTTGGACGCGGAGGAAGTTCTTCAGGAAACGAACGTCGTTGTCTGGAGCAAATATTCGCAGTTCCGCTTGGGGACGAATTTTCTCGCCTGGGTCAGCCAGATTGCCAATTTCGAAATCATGAAGCATCGGACGAAAAAGCGCCGCGAAAAGATCGTGTTTAGCGATGAGTTCCTTCAGGCGGTTGCCGCCACCAGCCTCGAACGGTCTGACGAGTTAGAACGCCGCCGGACGGCGCTTGCCGACTGCTTGAAGCGGCTTCGGCCGAAAGACCGTGAACTTATCGAGCAACGCTACGCACCAGGCGAACGAGGGACGATGCTGGCCGAGCAAATCGGTCGTCCTGTGAATTCGGTCTATCAATCATTGGGGCGAATCCGACGTGCTCTGCTGGAATGCATCGAACGACAATTGGCACTCGAGGTGTCACCATGA
- a CDS encoding DUF1549 and DUF1553 domain-containing protein, with translation MKHPCMRANRRSITDCAIALGLLLVLAFVSESTITGSMAAEPKAAADGVRSNRSDARGDAVVAEINSRIRSSWGDNEVEPSPVADDAEWIRRVYLDIVGHIPPLEDVEQFLSDKDKLKRKKLVDRLLDDPGYTRNWTTIWTNLCIGQETPRRVSREGMQKFFREAFGKNRPWNDIVFDLVTAEGHFEENGAANYLLAQMQDRDEGVQLTAKTTRLFMGMQVQCTQCHDHPYNDWKQDQFWQFNSFFRQIDKKEHRKTDSSGQMIDDFSEIVEKDFSGPVYFEKRSGLMKVAYPNYFGTEVNSDNTTDRRKELAKLMTAGDRPMIALAYINRLWAHFFGFGFTNPIDDISKHVPVTHPELFDFLAEEFVKSGYDTKQAIRWIVSSEAYQLTSRGTKKNTRDDPAIGETALFTHVSLKPMNAEQLYDSLIIATSAHKSGRGGWEQAEKQRREWLRQFVQTFGTDDGGESSSFDGTIPQALTMMNGPLVRDAVSLKPGSHLHDVLTGKGSDVQKIQRLFLTTLSRMPSKSEMSAIQKFLNGNPNTLSVYQDLFWALLNSNEFIFNH, from the coding sequence ATGAAGCATCCTTGCATGCGTGCAAATCGCAGATCCATCACTGACTGTGCAATCGCTCTCGGTCTGCTGCTCGTGCTTGCATTCGTCTCCGAATCGACCATCACCGGCTCCATGGCCGCGGAACCGAAAGCGGCGGCGGATGGCGTTCGTTCCAATCGGAGTGACGCGCGTGGTGATGCCGTAGTGGCCGAGATCAATTCGCGTATCCGGTCCTCGTGGGGCGACAATGAAGTTGAACCATCGCCGGTGGCCGACGATGCGGAATGGATTCGCAGAGTCTATTTGGACATCGTCGGGCATATTCCTCCCCTTGAAGACGTCGAACAGTTTTTGTCCGACAAAGACAAGCTCAAACGAAAAAAACTCGTCGATCGTTTGCTCGATGACCCAGGCTATACACGGAACTGGACCACGATCTGGACCAACCTCTGCATTGGCCAGGAAACGCCACGCCGCGTCAGTCGTGAAGGGATGCAAAAGTTCTTCCGCGAGGCGTTCGGCAAGAATCGTCCCTGGAACGATATCGTCTTCGATCTGGTCACGGCGGAGGGGCATTTCGAGGAAAACGGGGCGGCAAACTATCTGTTGGCGCAGATGCAGGATCGCGACGAAGGGGTCCAGTTGACGGCCAAGACGACGCGGCTATTCATGGGAATGCAGGTTCAGTGTACTCAGTGTCACGACCATCCCTATAACGATTGGAAGCAGGATCAGTTCTGGCAGTTCAACAGTTTCTTCCGCCAGATCGACAAGAAGGAACATCGGAAGACGGATTCCTCAGGACAGATGATCGACGACTTTTCCGAAATCGTCGAGAAGGATTTTTCGGGTCCAGTTTACTTCGAGAAACGCAGCGGCTTGATGAAAGTCGCCTATCCCAACTATTTCGGGACCGAAGTCAATTCCGACAACACGACCGATCGCCGAAAAGAGCTGGCAAAGTTGATGACGGCGGGTGATCGACCGATGATCGCGCTGGCCTATATCAATCGCTTGTGGGCTCACTTTTTTGGCTTTGGCTTTACAAATCCGATCGACGACATCAGCAAGCATGTGCCGGTGACACATCCAGAACTGTTCGATTTCCTGGCCGAAGAATTCGTGAAAAGTGGTTACGACACCAAACAGGCGATTCGTTGGATTGTCAGCAGTGAGGCTTATCAACTGACAAGTCGCGGTACGAAGAAGAACACGCGCGATGATCCGGCAATCGGCGAAACCGCGTTGTTCACCCATGTGTCGCTGAAGCCGATGAATGCCGAGCAACTTTATGATTCGCTGATCATCGCCACGAGTGCTCATAAATCGGGCCGCGGAGGGTGGGAGCAGGCCGAGAAACAACGGCGCGAGTGGTTGCGGCAGTTTGTGCAGACTTTTGGAACCGACGACGGTGGTGAATCGAGTTCGTTCGATGGGACGATTCCACAAGCCCTGACGATGATGAACGGTCCGTTGGTTCGCGACGCCGTCAGCCTGAAACCGGGCAGTCATTTGCATGACGTGTTGACAGGGAAAGGCAGCGATGTCCAGAAAATTCAGCGACTGTTTTTGACTACGCTCAGTCGGATGCCGTCCAAATCCGAAATGTCGGCAATCCAGAAGTTTTTGAATGGAAATCCGAACACACTGTCGGTCTATCAGGACCTTTTTTGGGCATTGCTCAATTCGAACGAGTTCATTTTCAATCACTGA
- a CDS encoding bifunctional 2-methylcitrate dehydratase/aconitate hydratase, whose amino-acid sequence MTRSLFPLSRDDLTSTVRPAPDQLFQQIADYTLAVDKITSDEAFETARLCLIDTLGCGLLALNYPACVKLLGPIVPGATMPGRGARVPGTPHELEPVQAAFNIGAMVRWLDFNDTWLAAEWGHPSDNLGGILAVADYLARAGTALKVRDVLIAMIQAHEIQGVLALENSFNRVGLDHVLLVRIASTAVVTRMLGGSRDQIINALSNAFIDGGALRTYRHAPNTGSRKSWAAGDATGRAVRHAFIALKGEMGYPSALTAKLWGFQDVLFKGNSVTVPPQGFGTYVMEQILFKISFPAEFHAQTAVEAAITLHPQVASRIDQIERIVIETQESGKRIIDKTGPLANPADRDHCIQYMVAVPLLKGQLTAEDYEDAIAADPRIDALRSKMDVIENTEFTKDYLDASKRSIGNSVQVFFADGSKTSRVAVEYPIGHRRRRAEGIPVLLEKFERNLRGRFPASKADPILTLCSDRNRLEATSVDRFMELFLTTESP is encoded by the coding sequence ATGACCAGGAGTTTGTTTCCCTTGAGCAGAGATGACCTGACTTCGACTGTGCGTCCCGCGCCCGATCAACTTTTCCAGCAGATCGCCGACTACACGCTGGCGGTTGATAAGATCACCAGCGACGAAGCGTTCGAGACGGCGCGATTGTGTTTGATCGACACACTGGGCTGCGGGCTGCTGGCGCTCAATTATCCTGCCTGCGTCAAACTGCTTGGCCCCATTGTTCCCGGCGCAACGATGCCCGGCCGTGGTGCGCGTGTGCCGGGAACACCGCACGAACTAGAACCGGTCCAGGCGGCGTTCAATATCGGCGCGATGGTTCGTTGGCTCGACTTCAACGATACCTGGCTGGCAGCCGAATGGGGTCACCCGTCGGACAATCTGGGTGGAATCCTCGCGGTCGCGGATTATCTCGCTCGAGCTGGAACAGCATTGAAGGTGCGTGACGTCTTGATCGCAATGATTCAAGCGCACGAAATCCAAGGCGTACTCGCTCTGGAAAACAGCTTCAATCGCGTCGGACTCGACCATGTCCTCCTCGTTCGCATTGCGTCAACGGCCGTCGTGACTCGCATGTTGGGGGGATCGCGCGACCAGATCATCAATGCGCTTTCGAATGCCTTCATCGACGGCGGCGCGTTGCGAACTTACCGTCACGCACCGAATACCGGTTCGAGAAAGAGTTGGGCCGCCGGCGATGCAACCGGCCGCGCGGTTCGACACGCATTCATCGCCCTCAAAGGCGAGATGGGCTATCCGAGTGCGCTCACCGCGAAATTGTGGGGCTTCCAGGATGTTCTGTTCAAAGGAAACTCGGTCACCGTTCCGCCCCAGGGATTCGGTACCTACGTCATGGAACAGATCCTGTTCAAGATTTCGTTCCCTGCCGAATTCCACGCACAGACGGCCGTCGAGGCCGCGATCACGCTGCACCCGCAAGTTGCTTCGCGAATCGATCAGATCGAACGAATCGTCATTGAAACACAGGAAAGCGGCAAACGAATCATCGACAAGACAGGTCCGCTGGCGAATCCAGCCGATCGCGATCATTGCATTCAGTACATGGTCGCTGTCCCCCTCTTGAAGGGCCAATTGACCGCGGAAGACTATGAAGATGCCATCGCCGCTGACCCGCGAATTGATGCACTACGCAGCAAGATGGACGTCATCGAAAACACCGAATTCACGAAGGACTACCTTGACGCGTCGAAGCGTTCGATCGGCAACTCGGTTCAGGTGTTCTTCGCCGATGGTTCGAAAACATCGCGCGTTGCGGTGGAGTATCCGATTGGCCATCGGCGCAGGCGTGCTGAGGGAATTCCCGTACTGCTTGAAAAATTCGAACGGAATTTGCGAGGACGTTTTCCCGCGAGCAAAGCAGACCCAATCCTGACACTCTGTTCCGACCGCAACAGGCTCGAGGCAACGTCGGTCGATCGATTTATGGAGTTATTCCTCACAACGGAGTCGCCGTAG
- a CDS encoding PD40 domain-containing protein, which produces MLSVFTAQHGAPRNGRCLRRGIIWGVLWGIVALVGGSTPTRADDDNNYRAQIFVGNADGSDLKRLVHLPEYQSQGSPCWSQDGRFIAFDATRSQLGQQFFDGHLIVVNADGTNPRDLGPGILPSLSPKGNRVAYCRHPNIGAPGVYITDLSDPDNAGLVDEKGWGAEWSPDGTRLAYTRDKNLQIFDLIEGTSTPVLDVDQSGISQIHWNFCWSSDSRRIAFKGTTTDEKEVLAIANVDGENQKVHIVFEGNLGPAVTWHPVQNEILIERYLETPSGFPSLFRVNLDRPGEAVRMPSRPVDRRLRNAAFSPDGKRLAVSVFRREQGDE; this is translated from the coding sequence ATGCTGAGTGTTTTCACGGCCCAACATGGGGCGCCGCGAAATGGAAGGTGTTTGCGGCGTGGGATCATCTGGGGCGTGCTCTGGGGAATCGTGGCGCTCGTTGGCGGTTCAACGCCGACGCGGGCGGACGACGACAACAATTACCGTGCTCAAATCTTTGTTGGCAATGCGGACGGTTCCGACCTGAAGCGGTTGGTCCATCTACCGGAATACCAGAGCCAAGGGTCGCCGTGTTGGTCACAAGATGGTCGCTTCATCGCGTTTGACGCGACTAGGTCCCAACTGGGGCAACAGTTTTTTGACGGACATCTCATCGTCGTGAATGCCGACGGAACCAATCCTCGTGATCTCGGACCGGGAATTCTTCCTAGCTTGTCGCCGAAGGGGAACCGCGTCGCCTATTGTCGACATCCCAATATCGGTGCGCCGGGCGTGTATATTACGGACTTGTCCGATCCCGATAACGCGGGTCTCGTGGACGAAAAAGGATGGGGGGCCGAATGGTCTCCGGATGGAACGCGGCTGGCTTATACACGCGACAAAAATCTGCAGATCTTCGATCTGATTGAGGGCACCAGCACACCGGTTCTCGATGTCGATCAATCTGGCATTTCCCAGATCCATTGGAATTTCTGCTGGTCATCCGACAGTCGCCGAATCGCTTTCAAGGGAACTACCACCGACGAAAAGGAAGTGCTGGCAATCGCCAACGTGGATGGCGAGAACCAGAAAGTCCACATCGTATTCGAGGGGAATCTTGGCCCCGCAGTGACGTGGCATCCCGTTCAGAATGAAATTCTGATCGAACGATACCTTGAAACTCCCTCTGGCTTTCCCTCGCTGTTTCGAGTCAATCTCGACAGGCCCGGAGAAGCCGTGCGAATGCCAAGTCGGCCCGTCGACCGCCGCCTCCGGAATGCCGCTTTTTCACCTGACGGAAAACGTCTGGCTGTGAGCGTATTCCGCCGCGAGCAGGGCGACGAATAA
- a CDS encoding DUF1501 domain-containing protein has product MDLSAPVGMSRRHFAQHLLASAATIPALEFISHVKAHAADLKKKQKACILMWMSGGPPTIDIWDLKPDSKNGGEFKPIGTKGDLQISELMPKTAGVMNNLSVVRAMSTREADHGRGRYYMHTTFVPNPTVVHPAFGSVVSYELAPKRKELEIPSFISIGGGGVSPGYLGMTHSPFLVDASGRISNTELGDLGADRLNQRLAMHSTLEDNFIRSDRGEAGAAHKEIYKKAVSLMQSEQMTAFKIDQESKETLELYTGSPARGGAMGGGGQFGRSLLMARRLVEKGVPFVEVDFGGWDLHSNVFNTLKNQHLPSLDAGIAALTTDLKQRGLFDDVVVVWMGEFSRTPRINKDVGRDHWANSWSVMIGGGGLKGGQAIGETDADGVSVVSSKSYQPGDVWATVAHALGIPLDRVHKSKNGRPMKLANGGTAIQELI; this is encoded by the coding sequence ATGGATCTGTCAGCTCCTGTCGGTATGTCTCGCCGTCATTTTGCGCAGCATTTGCTTGCCAGTGCCGCGACGATTCCGGCGCTCGAATTCATTTCGCACGTGAAAGCGCATGCGGCAGATCTGAAGAAGAAGCAGAAGGCCTGCATCCTGATGTGGATGAGCGGCGGGCCTCCGACGATCGACATCTGGGACTTGAAACCCGATTCAAAAAACGGGGGCGAGTTCAAGCCGATCGGTACGAAGGGCGATTTGCAGATCAGCGAACTGATGCCCAAGACGGCCGGGGTGATGAACAACCTGTCGGTGGTGCGAGCGATGAGTACCCGTGAAGCTGATCATGGCCGTGGGCGTTACTACATGCACACGACGTTTGTGCCGAACCCGACGGTCGTGCATCCCGCATTCGGTTCGGTCGTTAGCTATGAGCTGGCTCCGAAACGGAAAGAGCTTGAAATTCCCTCCTTCATCTCCATCGGAGGGGGCGGCGTCAGCCCCGGCTACCTCGGCATGACGCATTCTCCGTTCCTGGTCGATGCCAGTGGTCGAATTAGCAATACGGAACTCGGGGACCTGGGAGCCGATCGGTTGAACCAACGGCTGGCGATGCATTCCACCTTGGAAGATAACTTCATTCGATCTGATCGCGGCGAAGCCGGAGCCGCTCATAAGGAAATCTACAAAAAAGCGGTGAGTCTGATGCAGTCGGAACAGATGACCGCCTTCAAGATTGATCAGGAATCGAAAGAAACGTTGGAGCTCTATACCGGATCACCCGCACGTGGTGGCGCGATGGGTGGGGGTGGGCAATTTGGTCGCAGCCTGCTAATGGCTCGCCGGTTGGTGGAAAAGGGCGTCCCATTCGTTGAGGTCGACTTTGGGGGATGGGACTTGCATTCGAATGTCTTCAATACGCTGAAAAATCAGCATCTCCCTTCTCTGGATGCCGGAATCGCGGCCCTGACAACCGACTTGAAGCAACGTGGTTTGTTTGATGACGTGGTCGTTGTCTGGATGGGTGAATTCTCGCGAACTCCGCGGATCAATAAGGATGTTGGCCGCGATCACTGGGCGAACAGTTGGTCTGTCATGATTGGCGGCGGTGGTTTGAAAGGCGGGCAAGCCATTGGCGAGACCGACGCAGATGGCGTGTCGGTTGTCAGTAGCAAGTCGTATCAGCCAGGCGATGTCTGGGCGACCGTGGCCCACGCGCTCGGGATTCCGCTGGACAGGGTGCACAAATCGAAGAACGGCCGTCCGATGAAGCTGGCAAACGGCGGTACAGCGATTCAAGAGTTGATTTAG
- a CDS encoding leucine-rich repeat domain-containing protein, with amino-acid sequence MMRMSSLVLALAFFTPMMSLAVAEEIIDEEKAIEKIALLGGKISRADTPNRTVIGVNFKGNKKFNYKYLNLLKPFRDLTWLDVSGTTITNAGMPEIGKLTSLTALYLSKSQISDAGLSELRSLKNLTTLHIVGNGISNEGMRSIGELDELRILHLGRTTITEEGLHELKKLTHLSDLNLIHSNLNDDAANVLSELTSLTTLHLGRNEISDVGLASFNKLNNLTILTYQRNKTTLAGEEALKQALPNLMMSSVAVKVD; translated from the coding sequence ATGATGCGTATGTCTTCGCTCGTCCTCGCTCTCGCATTTTTTACCCCCATGATGAGTCTGGCGGTTGCCGAGGAAATTATTGACGAGGAAAAAGCGATCGAGAAAATCGCCCTGCTTGGCGGCAAAATCTCTCGTGCGGATACCCCCAATCGTACCGTGATCGGGGTGAATTTTAAGGGGAACAAGAAGTTCAACTACAAGTACTTGAATCTGCTGAAGCCTTTCCGAGATCTCACGTGGCTTGACGTGTCGGGGACTACAATCACGAACGCAGGAATGCCGGAAATCGGCAAACTGACAAGCCTCACGGCACTCTATCTCAGCAAGTCACAGATCAGCGATGCGGGGTTGTCGGAACTGCGATCTCTCAAGAATCTGACTACGCTTCACATCGTTGGTAACGGCATTTCGAACGAGGGAATGAGGTCTATCGGTGAACTCGACGAATTGAGAATTCTGCACCTCGGTCGTACCACCATCACAGAGGAGGGGCTGCATGAATTGAAGAAACTGACACATCTGTCGGATCTCAATCTGATCCATAGCAATCTTAACGACGACGCCGCGAATGTGTTGAGCGAGCTGACAAGCCTGACGACGCTCCATCTTGGCCGAAATGAGATCTCGGATGTCGGTTTGGCCAGTTTCAACAAGCTCAACAACCTAACGATTCTCACGTATCAGCGCAATAAGACGACGCTCGCGGGAGAGGAGGCGCTCAAACAGGCACTTCCCAATTTGATGATGTCCTCAGTCGCAGTGAAAGTCGACTGA
- a CDS encoding polymorphic toxin-type HINT domain-containing protein, with amino-acid sequence MRDHSDSPASRTPSHTYEIVLAAIALLCSFLQREPNCSGSDRISSLVQLALKSEIRLDSDQRGMLIDAALKEDPNHEEAHWARGDVRVRGQWLSLEDAAAAAASRSNLLKYQERRRSADDTVRGQARLAEYCHQSHLPAQERAHWAAVIALDPDHQEAHRRLGQINVNGAWMDRRQVDKQKKTELATVAFLEKHSKRLTALSIALQDESMTPTAVIRELRQFRNPLVIPGLEFLFSRSGEAGGLCTVETVDSLTAPEASLSLAKHALDFTDESVRVRATRFLKRRDELSYVPDLLGALQTRVAKEDGFAINHHNQIIWRQRLFFETQDTKQIMTFNRVFQVTPRVAAQSIFNPEVAERLRLESDIELDAFNDAIEQKNERVMQLLASTTADKSEQHASTRKTPEDWWNWWNDRIESYPSDAKAVVARYETSYKMVIPPGSRHECLAAGTPIWTETGSVAVDQVKVGDLVLSQNQRTGELTFASVLTTTTRPPERLLCLKINDEIVRATGGHPFWVSGKGWTKARSLKPGMGLHTARGVAIVNSIEEEQQPTETFNLIVDDCHSYFVGTTLVLSHDNSTCEPVANRVPGLREDGDLVSRNEK; translated from the coding sequence ATGCGCGATCATTCTGACAGCCCGGCCAGCCGTACACCGTCTCACACGTACGAAATCGTTCTGGCCGCGATCGCCCTGCTCTGCAGCTTCCTGCAGCGCGAGCCGAACTGCTCCGGCTCGGATCGAATCTCCTCGCTTGTGCAATTGGCTCTGAAATCTGAAATCCGACTGGATTCGGACCAGCGGGGCATGCTGATCGATGCGGCACTGAAAGAAGACCCCAACCACGAGGAAGCGCATTGGGCACGCGGTGACGTGCGTGTCCGCGGACAGTGGCTTTCGCTCGAAGATGCGGCAGCGGCGGCGGCTTCACGTTCAAACCTGCTGAAGTACCAAGAGCGACGCAGATCCGCCGACGATACGGTGCGTGGACAAGCACGCTTGGCCGAATACTGCCACCAGAGTCATCTTCCCGCGCAGGAACGGGCCCATTGGGCCGCCGTGATCGCCCTCGACCCCGATCATCAAGAGGCACATCGGCGACTTGGGCAAATCAATGTCAACGGCGCTTGGATGGACCGACGTCAGGTCGATAAGCAGAAGAAGACCGAGCTTGCCACCGTCGCTTTTCTAGAAAAACATAGCAAACGCCTGACCGCGCTTTCGATCGCGCTCCAAGACGAGTCAATGACGCCGACCGCGGTCATCAGAGAACTCCGCCAATTTCGCAACCCGCTGGTCATTCCCGGGCTCGAATTTCTCTTCTCGCGCTCCGGCGAAGCGGGAGGGCTTTGTACGGTCGAGACCGTTGACTCGCTGACTGCACCAGAAGCATCGCTTTCATTGGCGAAGCATGCACTCGATTTCACGGACGAATCGGTCCGCGTTCGAGCCACGCGATTTTTGAAACGGCGAGATGAACTGAGCTACGTTCCCGACTTACTGGGTGCCTTGCAAACCCGTGTCGCAAAAGAAGACGGATTCGCCATCAATCATCACAACCAAATCATCTGGCGGCAGAGGCTGTTCTTTGAGACGCAGGACACGAAGCAAATTATGACTTTCAATCGAGTGTTTCAGGTGACTCCGCGAGTCGCCGCACAGTCGATTTTCAATCCCGAAGTCGCCGAGCGACTGCGGCTTGAAAGCGACATCGAGCTCGATGCGTTCAATGACGCGATCGAACAGAAGAATGAACGCGTGATGCAACTGCTCGCCAGCACAACCGCAGACAAATCGGAGCAACACGCCTCAACCAGAAAAACGCCTGAAGATTGGTGGAACTGGTGGAACGATCGCATTGAAAGCTATCCCTCAGACGCCAAGGCCGTCGTGGCACGATACGAAACGAGTTACAAGATGGTGATTCCGCCAGGAAGCCGCCACGAGTGCCTTGCAGCGGGCACACCGATCTGGACCGAAACAGGTTCGGTCGCGGTGGATCAGGTGAAAGTGGGTGATCTTGTCCTGTCCCAAAATCAGCGCACCGGCGAACTGACGTTCGCTTCCGTATTGACAACGACGACGCGCCCGCCGGAGCGTTTGCTCTGTTTGAAGATCAATGATGAGATCGTGCGGGCGACGGGCGGACATCCATTTTGGGTTTCAGGCAAAGGATGGACCAAGGCCAGATCGCTCAAGCCGGGAATGGGGTTGCACACAGCACGTGGCGTCGCCATCGTTAATTCCATCGAAGAAGAACAGCAACCAACCGAGACCTTCAATTTGATTGTCGACGATTGCCACTCGTACTTCGTCGGGACGACACTGGTATTGAGCCACGACAATTCAACCTGCGAGCCGGTTGCCAATCGTGTCCCCGGCCTACGCGAGGATGGAGATCTCGTTTCGCGGAACGAGAAGTAA